In the Bombiscardovia apis genome, GAAACGTGCATTCCTGGGGTCATAACAGGTCCGGACAACTCGGCAACACTACCAACACCGGAGAAAACTACCCCAACCCAATACCGACACAAGTTATAGGTGGTTCCCTAACGCGGCGCAACATCATACAAATCAGCGCAGGCGGAGGCACTGTCTTTGCGCTCGACAACACCGGCCGAGTTCACGCTTGGGGAAACAACACTGCCGGCCAACTCGGCAACACTGACGGTAACGGTATCTCAGATAGCAGTCATCCCACGCCCACGCTAGTTACCGGGGGCAGCTTGCCAGACGGCAGTATCACACAAATCAGTGCAGGAGGGTCCTTTGCTCTCGCTTTAGACACTACAGGCCACGTTCACGCTTGGGGATGGAATTCGTACGGCCAGCTCGGCAACACAAACAATATCAATCTGGGCATGATGGACAAAACAGCCAACCCCACACCCACACCAGTGAACACCGGCAGTCTCAGCAACGCCACAATCACTAGCATTAGTGCAGGAGGCGGCCACTCTGTAGCAATCGACACTCAGGGACGATTACACGCCTGGGGTTGGAATTCATACGGGCAGCTCGGCAACAGCATTAACAGTAGTGTCAGTTCTGAGACAAGAGCCAACCCCATACCTGTGCTCGTGACCGGAGGAAGCCTGCCGGCCGACAGGATTATCCAGGCCGATGCCGGAGCCGATTACACCCTGGCAATTAGCCATGACGGCAGTGGCAGCGCTTGGGGAGCCAACTACAACAACCAACTCGGCGACGGCAACAGCTTATCTAGTACCGCCAATCCAACTCCCCGCGCAATTACATCGGGCGCAATCGATGTAAGCAGCATTGAATTCGGCGATTCGAGCCACGCCATAACACCGAGCTACAACGAGAGCGCCAAACAATGGAACGGCAAAAGCCCCGCCCATCCCGAAGGCACGATAGCAGTCAAAATGAAGTGGAGCACAACAGGAGCTCCCCAGCCCGACTATGTCATCACACCCGGCTTCCGCTACTACACCTTCCTAACGCTGCCCGCAGCCGGAACCGTGCCCTTGCAACGCTTCGGCGGGAGCAGCCTCCTCCTAGTCACCACCCTGGCCACCACCGCATACGCCGCCTACCAAGTAGGCAAACAAGGCCACCACCCAAAAGCCCGCCACCACCCCCACAACCGCCAGGGGTAAGCAAGCAACCACAGGCAATCGCCCCGACAAGCACCCGCGTGAAAGCTCGAAAGGAAATCGTAGACATAGCGGCCTGGTGGAGCCGGTGCCGCAGTGCCGTTGATATGATTAGCCAAGATTATGACTGATACCAAGCGAGAGGAAGCGCAATGGACGCGGATTTGGTGATTGTGGGGGCCGGGCTCTTTGGGCTTACTGTGGCGCAGCAGGCGGTGGAGGCTACCGGTGCGCGCGTACAGATTATCGACGTACGCGACCACATCGGCGGCAACGCCTACTCCTACAAGGACGAGGAAACAGGGGCCGAGATTCACCAGTACGGCGCCCACCTCTTCCACACCTCCAACAAGCGCGTGTGGGACTACACCAACCGCTTCACCGAGTTCACCGACTACAACCACCGCGTCTACACCACACATAAGGGCGAGGTCTTCCCCCTGCCTATCAATTTGGGCACTATCAACCAGTTCTTCCACGCCCACTACACGCCTGCCCAGGCCAAGGCGTTGATTCAGGAGCAGGCCGGCGAACTGGCGGGCACCGATCCCGAGAACCTGAACGACCAGGGCATTTCACTGATTGGCCGCCCCCTGTACGAAGCGTTTATTAAAAATTACACGGCAAAGCAGTGGCAGACCGACCCTTCCGAGTTGCCTGCTTCCATTATTAAGCGCCTGCCCGTGCGCTTCAACTATGACAACCACTACTTCAAGGACACCTGGGAGGGCCTGCCCAAGGACGGTTACACAGCTTGGTTTGAGCGCATGATTGACGACCCGCGCATTTCCGTCTCGCTCTCCACCGACTTCTTCGACAGCTCGCAGCCCTTCAACCGCGATGCTCTAGTCGGCAAGGTGCCCGTGGTCTACACCGGCCCCGTAGACCGCTATTTCGACTACCAGCTGGGCGAACTCAAGTGGCGCACGGTAGAGTTTAAAGAGCAGCGCTACAACGAGGATGACCACTTCGGCTGTCCAGTCATGAACTTCTCTGACTCGGATGTGCCCTACACGCGTGCCATCGAGTTCAAAAACTTCAACCCTGAGCGCTACGAGGAGCAGAACCACGAGCGCACGGTGGTCTGGGAAGAGTACTCCCGCTTCGCCAGCAAGGGCGACGAACCTTACTACCCCATCAACACGGCCGAAGACCGCAGTCTCTACACACAGTACAAGGAACTGGCCGAGAAGCAGCCGCAAGTAGTCTTCGGCGGTCGTTTGGGCACTTACGCATACTACGACATGCACCAAGTTATCAACTCGGCACTGGTGGCCTTCGAAAAACAGATTGAGCCCATGCTAGCTCAGCACTAAGCGCTTACTGGCCCCCGCAATCATATTCGGGGATTGTATTCGCCTAGCCCGCGCCAACACAGGCTCAATGGCTGAAAACTTGCAAAGATATTCCCAGCTTGCGAGTTTTCAGCCATTTTTCGTATTTCAGTGGCTGAAAACTCGCACTTTCACTGCTTTACCGGCTGATATGCATGCCGCAAATCGTCCGCTCGAACCGGCCCGAGGCAACGAGTGCCGCTGCACCAAGAGTTAGCACCACTGCGAGCGCGATGAGGAGGTCTACCTCAGCTCCGGTTGCCGCTAGCTGGGAAGGATCTTGCTGGCGAGCTGCTACTTTAGATTCCTTGCCAGCAGGTTGTATGCCGGCAGCTGCCGCACCGGGGGCACCCGCGCCAGGACCCGCGGGAGCACCGGGAGTGACCTTGCCAGAGCCATCTGAGCCGGAGCCCGGGGCAGGGTGAGAGCCGCTGCCACTGCCGGGGCCGCCGCCAGAACCAGAACCGCCGCCAGGCTGCTTGTGGTCAGTAGTAGCAGATACCAGCTGCCCTACGGCCGCCGCCAACGTCTGCTCGGCAGCATTCACATCTGCCTGATTAGCATTCGGGTCAGCTAAGACCGCCTGAGCCTGAGCCAAAGCCTGAGCAAAGGTCGCCCAGCTGGCCGCAGTGTAGTCGCCAGCCTTCAGCTTTGCCGCCGCACTCACAGCAGCCTGCAGCTTGTCCTTATTTACAGCCAGCTCGGCTTGCACCAGGCCGTTGTATGCCGTTTGCAAGACGTTATAGGCGCTATCGAGATCGGCCTGCAAGGAAGCCGGGTTGCTCAACACCTGTCGAGCCGCTGCTAGGGCCGTTTGCAAGGCCTGCCAAGAAGCCGGCGTGTACTTACTTGCGTCCAGAGCGGAATACTGGGCGATGGCAGACTGCAACTGCGCCTTATTTATCGGCGTTATGTTGCTAATATCCAAACTCAGCTGGCTACCTGGCTGCTCGGGCGCAGAACCATACGTGTGCACGTTCAGCACCTTGGCAGGGCCGGGAGTGCGAACCATGGCAGTATTGACCGGCACCACTACGCCGTCTTGGTCGTCGAAAGTAGTCTCCCCGTTGCCCGAAGC is a window encoding:
- the glf gene encoding UDP-galactopyranose mutase; translation: MDADLVIVGAGLFGLTVAQQAVEATGARVQIIDVRDHIGGNAYSYKDEETGAEIHQYGAHLFHTSNKRVWDYTNRFTEFTDYNHRVYTTHKGEVFPLPINLGTINQFFHAHYTPAQAKALIQEQAGELAGTDPENLNDQGISLIGRPLYEAFIKNYTAKQWQTDPSELPASIIKRLPVRFNYDNHYFKDTWEGLPKDGYTAWFERMIDDPRISVSLSTDFFDSSQPFNRDALVGKVPVVYTGPVDRYFDYQLGELKWRTVEFKEQRYNEDDHFGCPVMNFSDSDVPYTRAIEFKNFNPERYEEQNHERTVVWEEYSRFASKGDEPYYPINTAEDRSLYTQYKELAEKQPQVVFGGRLGTYAYYDMHQVINSALVAFEKQIEPMLAQH